A genomic segment from Nicotiana sylvestris chromosome 1, ASM39365v2, whole genome shotgun sequence encodes:
- the LOC138870139 gene encoding uncharacterized protein has product MPYHPMGNGQAESTNKVIINNLKKRLEEYKGNWPEFLPGVLWAYRTIAKTSTSETPFSLVYRAEALILVEIGEPSTRYTQASEESNEEEMRINLDLLEGKREAALIRMAAQKQVME; this is encoded by the coding sequence ATGCCTTACCATCCgatgggtaatggacaagctgaatcaacaaataaagtcattatcaacaatttgaagaaacgATTGGAAGAATATAAAGGCAATTGGCCAGAATTcctacctggtgttttatgggcataccgcaccatAGCAAAAACAAGCACGAGTGAAACACCATTCTCATTGGTGTACAGAGCTGAAGCCTTAATTCTAGTTGAGATAGGGGAGCCAAGCACGAGGTACACGCAAGCGTCAGAGGAATCCAATGAAGAAGAAATGCGCATAaaccttgatttacttgaaggaaaaagggaagctgcattaataagaatggcagcacaaaaacaAGTCATGGAATGA
- the LOC138870138 gene encoding uncharacterized protein, which yields MEDIFKIKQGYSELLREFVDRFQRERITLPRVPDNWAAMAFASNLNEKNSEVMRRLKVSLREFPATTWNDVYNRYIMKLRIEEDTISRSQKEEKVSLRRAETEKRSDKNRYEPYIGLAVKDSRSKQDNSRYYHRSRNRESGSSSRFGNDRNTRDDDRNLKARFGGYNFNVSTSELVAVLRSMGDKVRWPKEMRSNPNRRNPDHRCEFHNDHGHKIADCRLLQGEVDHLLKQGYLAKIFSEKGKQAYIKNMQEPPKPPSPKRTVNVISGGEEINGVTYTAANKVSNVTITHGKRV from the coding sequence atggaagatattttcaaaatcaagcaaggatattcagagttgcttagagagttcgtggataggttccagcgtgaaagaataacattaccacgtgtacctgataattgggcaGCTATGGCTTTTGCTAGTAATTTGAATGAGAAAAACTCAGAAGTCATGAGACGACTCAAGGTAAGTCTGCGTGAATttccagcaacaacttggaatgatgtttacaacagataCATCATgaagctaaggatagaagaagatactatcTCCCGATCTCAAAAAGAGGAGAAGGTGAGTTTGAGACGTGCAGAAACTGAAAAAAGGTCCGATAAAAATAGATACGAACCATATATAGGCCTAGCAGTAAAAGACTCGCGATCAAAGCAAGACAATTCAAGGTATTATCATAGATCGAGGAATAGAGAGTCGGGTTCATCATCGAGGTTTGGAAACGATCGAAACacgcgagatgatgatagaaacttgAAGGCAAGATTTGGAGGTTACAATTTTAATGTTAGCACTTCAGAGTTAGTAGCCGTATTAAGAAGCATGggtgataaggtacggtggccaaaagaaatgagatcaaacccAAATAGACGTAATCCTGACCACCGGTGCGAATTTCATAATGATCATGGTCATAAAATAGCAGATTGTAGATTGCTACAAGGAGAAGTCgaccatctattgaagcaagggtatcTCGCCAAAATATTCagtgaaaaaggtaaacaagcaTACATAAAGAACATGCAGGAGCCTCCTAAACCACCTTCTCCGAAAAGGACCGTTAATGTTATAAGCGGGGGCGAAGAAATCAACGGTGTAACATATACAGCGGCCAATAAAGTTTCTAATGTTACAATTACCCACGGGAAGCGGGTCTGA